In Halobacterium sp. R2-5, the following are encoded in one genomic region:
- a CDS encoding Mrp/NBP35 family ATP-binding protein: protein MNEDDVRDLLRDVEDPSLGDDIVSLGLVNDLDVDGDKVTISLALGAPYSPTETDIAGRVREVLEDAGLETDLTAAIPDRSGGDVLPGVKNVIAVASGKGGVGKSTVAVNLAAGLADRGARVGLFDADIYGPNVPRMVDADDHPRATESDTIVPPERHGMKLMSMAFMVGEDDPVIWRGPMVHKVLTQLVEDVEWGNLDYLVVDLPPGTGDTQLTMLQTVPLTGAVVVTTPQDVAVDDARKGLRMFGRHDTTVLGIAENMSGFVCPDCGGTHDIFGSGGGKDFADENELPFLGSIPLDPSVRQGGDQGAPVVLDDDNQTGEALREFVAETADMIGLVHRRNASGPAKH, encoded by the coding sequence ATGAACGAAGACGACGTACGGGACCTCCTCCGCGACGTCGAGGACCCGTCGCTCGGCGACGACATCGTCTCACTCGGCCTCGTCAACGACCTCGACGTCGACGGGGACAAAGTCACAATCTCGCTCGCGCTCGGCGCGCCGTACTCTCCCACGGAGACGGACATCGCCGGCCGCGTCCGCGAAGTTCTCGAAGACGCCGGCCTCGAAACCGACCTCACCGCCGCCATCCCCGACCGCAGCGGCGGCGACGTCCTCCCCGGCGTCAAGAACGTCATCGCCGTCGCCTCCGGCAAGGGCGGCGTCGGCAAGTCCACCGTCGCGGTCAACCTCGCTGCCGGCCTCGCCGACCGCGGCGCGCGCGTCGGCCTCTTCGACGCCGACATCTACGGCCCCAACGTCCCCCGGATGGTCGACGCCGACGACCACCCCCGCGCCACCGAGAGCGACACCATCGTCCCGCCCGAGCGACACGGCATGAAACTCATGAGCATGGCGTTCATGGTCGGCGAAGACGACCCCGTCATCTGGCGCGGCCCCATGGTCCACAAGGTCCTCACGCAGCTCGTCGAGGACGTCGAGTGGGGGAACCTCGACTACCTCGTCGTCGACCTCCCCCCGGGCACCGGCGACACCCAGCTCACCATGCTCCAGACGGTCCCCCTCACCGGCGCCGTCGTCGTCACTACCCCGCAGGACGTCGCCGTCGACGACGCCCGCAAGGGCCTCCGCATGTTCGGCCGCCACGACACCACCGTCCTCGGCATCGCCGAGAACATGAGCGGGTTCGTCTGCCCCGACTGCGGCGGCACCCACGACATCTTCGGCAGCGGCGGCGGCAAGGACTTCGCCGACGAGAACGAACTCCCGTTCCTCGGCTCCATCCCCCTCGACCCCAGCGTCCGCCAGGGCGGCGACCAGGGCGCGCCGGTCGTCCTCGACGACGACAACCAGACCGGCGAAGCGCTCCGCGAATTCGTCGCCGAAACCGCCGACATGATCGGCCTCGTCCACCGCCGCAACGCCAGCGGGCCAGCCAAACACTGA
- a CDS encoding PKD domain-containing protein, whose translation MGSIESSVKAAWLFAACLVLAAVTTPGTAASTGVDASNKAPLADAGLDQTVTRGTTVYLDAGGSRDPDGTIERYDWTVAAESGDVTNATTPTCSDCEQTQFSAEATGTYRVTLAVTDDDGATTTDTLYVTVKPGDPPTASLASPTETTIGDPARFTVDADAGSAPLDRLVWSVDGEHVATESVSGDATTTTRTVRFPTTGTHTVSVAAVDEDDQRDTAKSPITVTDPTDGGTSTDDTATGGSNADVDGPQVITGHGDLTAEYELTNDASGVWMQDGRQVARGTTTTRSFTPGVHELYAATDGDVATFSDGTRTVVADPAPELTTVEVENNSVAPVTIEATDDYENLQTVTVHVDGEQVETFATDGRDGRKGGDKLAAKTYLDSLEPGDHTITVRARDARGQTDVAIRTVAVPGPPEVVSAGFVRDGPLDQYHPRIDESRYTATYRVKVDLNGVEPGKIEAIIRVTGAGENSELKKSVDEKGYLILEKSSYRERIADISGFSEVRWRVNDYTNRTSDSVPVTLSSPEIRMETIDPQTEHNRLRGIVFDARKSFDPDGSPLEYHWYGVDAGRNQSRIGIEVTNTVWLQLVDGQQQTTNSSGLLDWFAPELEDPTIEESGPFYPNETITVSVKSERYYLSRATYKEKLSFGVRPEHGSVVDRVNSKERPGEVADPDPEGRGRWHHWTVEIPAKAFRDGPVNLSSYPTLHPQMEYTTTVPQPVVYASAYSEIADVSTSVSYLVERPEHTVRRTANEGVRDDLVDSGYHVQQVNQAGREFQLEKYVKTDPVEYDVDKMRFYERGRREFFLETHPEWSADGTTTEKYTWTTTENEWRSNRGGSGTFTGDTRQKLVRDGKYRTEKEFRYETTETYETTETYEDTYTTEESKIVYKEKCGMFGCMSYQTTETVTEEHTVTRTKEVTRSRTVEETYWSTHPWSYSHEYTGDMRHVTVREPEYERQYEYEVEHERSEMRDVYLAENRTLVDPASYEWQPWKTVHSEIMAESAANSRDVRIADIVPSQQWVLSKQTGTRTAEVGSLNDGDSVVETVGRANVTLTKYVTREDTKRLPEMESREVSRIVEHTEDGVISVERIEDILTEKIEEKYGR comes from the coding sequence GTGGGTTCAATTGAGAGTAGCGTGAAAGCAGCTTGGTTGTTCGCCGCGTGTCTCGTCCTCGCGGCCGTCACGACCCCAGGCACAGCCGCGTCGACCGGTGTCGACGCATCGAACAAAGCGCCGCTCGCCGACGCGGGCCTCGACCAGACGGTTACCCGCGGAACCACAGTCTACCTCGACGCCGGCGGGTCCCGCGACCCCGACGGCACCATCGAGCGCTACGACTGGACCGTCGCCGCCGAGTCCGGTGACGTCACGAACGCCACCACACCGACTTGCAGCGACTGCGAACAGACGCAGTTCTCAGCCGAAGCCACGGGCACGTACCGCGTCACGCTCGCCGTCACCGACGACGACGGCGCCACGACGACGGACACTCTCTACGTCACTGTCAAACCCGGCGATCCGCCAACCGCGTCGCTCGCGTCACCGACAGAGACGACCATCGGCGACCCGGCGCGGTTCACCGTCGACGCCGACGCCGGTAGCGCACCGCTCGACAGACTCGTCTGGAGCGTCGACGGCGAACACGTCGCGACGGAGTCGGTCTCCGGCGACGCGACGACGACCACGCGAACGGTCCGCTTCCCGACGACGGGCACGCACACCGTCTCCGTCGCCGCCGTCGACGAAGACGACCAGCGCGACACCGCGAAGAGCCCCATCACCGTCACTGACCCAACTGACGGGGGCACCTCGACCGACGACACCGCGACGGGAGGCAGTAACGCCGACGTCGATGGCCCGCAGGTCATCACGGGACACGGTGATCTGACTGCCGAGTACGAACTCACGAACGACGCGTCCGGGGTGTGGATGCAGGACGGACGGCAGGTCGCCCGCGGCACCACCACTACGCGTTCGTTCACTCCCGGCGTCCACGAGCTCTACGCCGCGACAGACGGCGACGTCGCCACGTTCTCGGACGGGACCCGGACCGTCGTCGCGGACCCCGCACCCGAACTGACGACTGTCGAAGTCGAGAACAACAGCGTCGCCCCCGTCACCATCGAAGCCACCGACGACTACGAGAACCTCCAGACCGTGACGGTGCACGTCGACGGCGAGCAGGTTGAGACGTTCGCCACGGACGGCCGCGACGGCCGTAAAGGCGGGGACAAACTGGCCGCGAAGACGTATCTCGACTCACTCGAACCGGGCGACCACACGATCACGGTACGCGCTCGCGACGCTCGCGGACAGACCGACGTCGCCATCCGAACCGTGGCGGTACCTGGACCACCAGAAGTCGTGTCGGCAGGCTTCGTTCGGGACGGCCCACTCGACCAGTACCACCCACGCATCGACGAGTCGAGGTACACGGCGACCTACCGCGTGAAAGTCGATTTGAACGGTGTGGAGCCGGGGAAAATAGAGGCCATTATACGCGTGACTGGAGCAGGGGAAAATTCAGAATTAAAGAAATCAGTTGATGAGAAAGGTTACCTAATTCTCGAGAAGTCGTCATACAGGGAGCGAATAGCAGACATTAGCGGCTTCTCGGAGGTTCGGTGGCGCGTAAATGATTACACCAACCGAACGAGCGATTCAGTTCCGGTCACGCTCTCATCACCGGAGATTCGTATGGAGACCATCGATCCGCAAACGGAACACAATCGGTTGCGGGGGATCGTGTTCGACGCGCGGAAATCCTTCGACCCCGACGGTTCTCCGTTAGAGTACCACTGGTACGGGGTCGATGCGGGCCGAAATCAGTCTCGAATCGGGATTGAGGTGACGAATACCGTGTGGCTACAACTGGTCGACGGTCAGCAGCAGACGACGAACTCGTCCGGTCTACTCGATTGGTTCGCTCCGGAACTCGAAGACCCGACGATCGAAGAAAGTGGCCCGTTCTATCCGAACGAGACTATTACTGTTTCGGTGAAATCCGAACGCTACTACCTGTCGAGGGCGACGTACAAAGAGAAACTCTCGTTCGGCGTTCGCCCGGAACACGGGTCCGTAGTCGATCGGGTGAATAGCAAAGAGAGGCCAGGAGAAGTCGCCGATCCAGACCCGGAAGGCAGAGGGCGATGGCACCACTGGACGGTCGAAATTCCGGCGAAGGCGTTCCGTGATGGCCCGGTTAACCTGTCGTCGTATCCCACGCTTCACCCGCAGATGGAGTACACCACGACGGTACCGCAGCCCGTGGTGTACGCATCCGCGTACAGCGAGATAGCGGACGTCTCAACGTCGGTGTCGTATCTCGTCGAGCGACCCGAACACACCGTTCGAAGAACGGCTAACGAGGGGGTTCGAGACGACCTCGTGGATTCTGGATACCACGTCCAGCAGGTGAATCAAGCAGGCCGCGAATTCCAGTTGGAGAAGTACGTAAAGACCGACCCCGTCGAGTACGATGTGGACAAGATGCGGTTCTACGAGCGAGGACGTAGAGAGTTCTTCCTAGAAACGCATCCCGAGTGGTCGGCGGACGGCACGACGACTGAGAAATATACGTGGACGACGACCGAGAACGAGTGGCGGTCCAACCGCGGCGGTTCTGGAACCTTCACGGGGGACACGCGGCAGAAGCTCGTCCGCGACGGGAAGTACCGGACGGAGAAGGAGTTCCGGTACGAGACGACCGAGACCTACGAGACGACCGAAACGTACGAGGACACGTATACGACTGAGGAGTCGAAAATCGTCTACAAAGAGAAGTGCGGGATGTTCGGCTGCATGTCGTATCAGACGACCGAGACAGTGACTGAGGAGCATACGGTAACCCGCACGAAGGAAGTCACACGAAGTCGGACCGTCGAGGAGACATACTGGTCAACACATCCTTGGAGCTATTCGCACGAGTACACGGGCGATATGCGTCACGTGACAGTCCGTGAACCGGAGTACGAGCGCCAGTACGAGTACGAAGTGGAACACGAACGCTCGGAGATGCGAGACGTGTACTTGGCGGAGAACCGCACGCTCGTCGACCCAGCCTCGTACGAGTGGCAGCCGTGGAAAACCGTACACAGCGAAATCATGGCTGAGAGTGCGGCTAACTCTCGTGACGTTCGAATCGCGGACATCGTGCCCAGTCAGCAGTGGGTTCTCAGTAAGCAGACCGGAACGAGGACGGCGGAAGTCGGTAGTCTCAACGACGGAGACTCAGTAGTCGAGACAGTCGGCCGAGCGAACGTTACGCTCACGAAGTACGTCACACGTGAAGATACGAAGCGGTTGCCGGAGATGGAGAGCCGAGAGGTCTCCCGGATAGTCGAACACACGGAAGACGGAGTTATTAGTGTAGAAAGAATTGAAGATATATTAACGGAGAAAATAGAGGAAAAGTATGGCCGGTAA
- the moaA gene encoding GTP 3',8-cyclase MoaA produces the protein MLSDSFGREVSGVRVSLTDRCNFDCVYCHNEGLGDTRGPMDPRDHEMSADDVVRFLEVVEEFGVEKVKLTGGEPMLRDDLAEIIRRTPDSIEVSMTTNGTFLPGRAADLVDAGLERVNVSQDALDAEDFKALTKSGAYEKVLEGVEAAVDAGLDPVKLNMVVFRKTAGYVPEMVDHVAENDALQLQLIEYMPEIAGHPEWAVDIDDVHGWLEERADRVEHREMHDRRRYWVNGGMVEIVDPVGNEEFCANCHRVRVTHEGYLKGCLNRNDDLRSMGEMSKPEIREAFRETVENRVPYYGEYMVEDGDGGWEVNDEYIEVV, from the coding sequence ATGCTCTCGGACTCGTTCGGGCGTGAGGTCTCCGGCGTCCGGGTCTCCCTCACGGATCGCTGTAACTTCGACTGCGTCTACTGTCACAACGAGGGACTGGGGGACACACGCGGCCCGATGGACCCGCGCGACCACGAAATGAGCGCGGACGACGTCGTGCGGTTCCTCGAAGTGGTCGAGGAGTTCGGCGTCGAGAAGGTGAAGCTCACGGGCGGGGAGCCGATGCTCCGCGACGACTTAGCGGAGATCATCCGGCGCACGCCCGACTCGATAGAGGTGTCGATGACGACGAACGGCACGTTCCTGCCTGGGCGCGCGGCGGACCTCGTTGACGCGGGCCTCGAGCGCGTGAACGTCTCCCAGGACGCCCTCGACGCGGAGGACTTCAAGGCGCTCACGAAGAGCGGCGCCTACGAGAAAGTCCTGGAGGGTGTCGAGGCCGCCGTGGACGCGGGCCTCGACCCGGTGAAGCTCAACATGGTCGTGTTCCGCAAGACGGCGGGCTACGTCCCGGAAATGGTCGACCACGTCGCCGAGAACGACGCGCTCCAGCTCCAGCTCATCGAGTACATGCCCGAAATCGCGGGCCACCCGGAGTGGGCGGTGGACATCGACGACGTCCACGGCTGGCTCGAGGAGCGCGCCGACCGCGTCGAGCACCGCGAGATGCACGACCGGCGACGGTACTGGGTGAACGGTGGGATGGTCGAAATCGTCGACCCCGTGGGGAACGAGGAGTTCTGCGCGAACTGTCACCGCGTGCGCGTCACGCACGAGGGCTACCTGAAAGGGTGTCTGAACCGGAACGACGACCTGCGGTCGATGGGCGAGATGTCCAAGCCCGAGATCCGGGAGGCGTTCCGGGAGACCGTCGAGAACCGCGTGCCGTACTACGGCGAGTACATGGTAGAGGACGGCGACGGCGGCTGGGAGGTCAACGACGAGTACATCGAAGTCGTCTGA